The Artemia franciscana unplaced genomic scaffold, ASM3288406v1 Scaffold_3956, whole genome shotgun sequence region GTTTTTTGGTAGATGGAtccttttgaagaaaaaatacccTAAATTTTGTAGATGAGTGTTATCTGGTACATATTGGGACATGTTCCAGAGTGTACCATTTTTTCTTGTCCTACTATACATGCTATGTCCTACTACTATGcactggattcaggatcctttgtctgagaggccACGGGTTTGAATctcagtgtacccaattctttggtttgggacaggggtcagtggcatgactctgtcagcttagccagagtcaacccagctctaaaagggtacctggagaaatctggggaaggtaaacaggaagggtgtgcaaaagcacaggaaggttggcccccagcctcccattgcacttcctagctgaagggccaagaaatagagatcagcactgccagtagggactgtaaagtctaattctgtatcctttacctttttttatactATACACCAGATGACACCCATCTCTAAAATTgggtgttatttttttctaaatattttaccACAGGTTGGCCAGACAATATGATCAGATAATTTGGCTTTTGTTTGAATTCACAAGCACTAAATTCTATTGAACtataaaagagtaaataaagaaagtctaaaggcaaaatattttttgaggggAGAGGGGTATTTGCTAATCTTTGAGATAAGCTTTCTCAAAAAAAGTGTAACATACCAAAATAATTGGTCTGGATGGTTGAACACCAAACAAACTATACTAGATGGCCTCTATAGATTTTTCAGAGAATGCTAGATGGCAGAAAGCTTGCTTCACCTCCTATGTATTGCATCCCAGTACATACCACTCTCTTTTACTAAGGGGTTTGGGGCTTTTGGGAAGGAAacttattaagaaaataatccAAACTTCATAATTCaaagaataattgtagctaacacatttagCTTTAGCTCCACTaatctttacccccccccctaaattccaaataaatagcccaaatCATACATTTCCCAAGAATTCTCCCAATGAGTCTTTCTTATTCCACCCATGCATTTGTCAATTGAATTAACTGCAGCAAAAGAGGAACCAGAAAAAcaagatgaaaaaacaaaacagaaaaacaagataGATGGCAGAATGTTAGGATTTATATTacttgggctatgtatttgcaaatGGTAGGGTGGTAGAGAAGTATAGTGGAGCTGCTGTCAAAATTTGTTAGCAACAATAACCAATAATCAAGACATTTACTTTACATGTTACTATTAAAactaatgacaaaaataattaaaattcctTAGCTAGCTATTAATGGCATTCTTTCTTCACTAAActtttttaagtacttttaaacttttggttccTTAGGATTGTTTTGAGCCTTTTTAGCCTCTTTAAAGACTCAAAACAGAATTTACACCAGGAATGGTTATTGCACTGAgaaagtatatttaaaaaaagcattaaatgATGGATTCAATTTCTTCCTAGCTAAATCATGAATATATAGGCCTACATACTTATTGAAAACTAATAATGAGGGTTAGgagtgtaattttgtcaaactCCTAGAAAGGGGGGCAAATTTGGAGCTGATCTTTCTATATAAAACGGAAATGAGAATCAATATGAGTAATATGGTACCATACAGGCAGAGGTAGGCAAAAGCTTAAAGgtaaaactgatctgtttctatGGATACTTGAAAACTGTAGGCCTATCTCAGTTTTATCCATACTTCCAAAGGCACTAAACTTCAGCTTGGTCAGGGAGACAGTTGTCCTCCTAGCCTACTCTATAACAGATCACACCCCTGGTGAGTATAAAACTCATTGGCAATGTAAATGAACATAATATTTTGGGTATATGCCTGGAGAATATCCTATAGATAAGGAAACatgctaagaaaacaattcataaTATGGAGAATATTTGTAGCTAATTGTTGTATTCAACCCTGCTATGCTTTATCCCCAAAccctgcctaatgtgcaaatttatatgcataattatatatttttaatgcattttgcCAGTTGCCCTCTCTTGTTTCCACCTACAAATTGAACTAACTGtgacaaaacaagaaacaagacaaaaaaacaaaacaagagacAAGAGTGACAGGTGTCAGAGtacatttgaaatatataattatagcTATATTATTAACACATTAGGAGGAGGGGGTAGTGTAGCATATAGCAGGGCTACATCCAAAATGTTTTAGCAACAACTATTCTGCATCTTGTTAAATATGAATTAGTGATGATGCAGATCCAATTGGAAAATTTACTGAAATGTCCTCAGGGTACTcatacaacaaaacaaaactgtatCCCCAATTCTGGGCATAGTACACATATATACCCAAAAACAAAAAGCTACTTCCAAATACGCACGAATATGTCTCTCACAGGCTTAAAAATTGTATCTAACGCCAGCGGTTTGCCATCTATaatgaaattttgtgaaaagctATAGATTTAGAAAGTGACTGCTTCGTTTCATGAAGAGAGCCCTCTATGACTGTTTAGCTACTGAAATTACAAGAGATAAAAAAGGTCGCTTTGATTTACATGGCTTCCTGAGTATATTAGCTTATTTCAGCTTGACGGTTTATACGTTGTGAACCATTTATGGGTTACCTGGGCCATTAACGTAAGGCAACATTAATAATTTTATCTGAGATCTTGAGATTTCAGCTTCGAGCTAGGTatctttgaaaaagaataaatttgagaTTATTGTTTTATCCTATCAACAGGTCagtagcaaataaaaaaaagaatcaaaaacaaGTTATCGTAGCTAAGTTTCTagtatttcttttataaaaaaagaaacaccttGAATTCCAAACgggcttttgactcttaaagacaGTGGAAAGGATAATTGATTTTTTGAGTCGCAATAAAAGATAACGCAGCCAGAttgcataataataattaaaaaaaaatcagaaatttagttttattgagaAAACTTCTATATGCAGATATTCAGTGTTTAGGACTAGCAGGTTTTCGACAAGTGAATGAGAATCAgttaaaaataagctaaaatgtgttccaacaaaaaaaattgaaggggtACATTTTGCTTTTGAAAGGTGTAGTTTTACTTTAAAATCAGTTGATTGTTAATAATCGAAATTTTACGGACAAAATACCTTGTCAAATGTAATTTGGCTaacttaatgtttttactttaatgGTCTGACCaggcaaaactgaaaaaaaaatacagtgcTGCCCTGAAGCTTCTTTTTATGgacgaaagaaagaaaaagttacTGGAAATAAAGGTTCTGGGGTATGAATAAACGTTAGATGAGctcaaaagatattttaaaattttgtatcttAGGTGGTTTAACAAAAACGTACGCTTTTGTAACATTTCAAAAACCTGGGATTTTTGCagtaaatacaaatatataagtaaTCGGAGGACATACATCCCCACGTCagatttccccaaacacattcaataaaaTTGATCAACCCCCTTTTTGCTTTACTAATTGTAAAAGATTggaagaaggctcatttgaaaggaaatcaaAGCAACCGCAAAACAGATTCCACTTTGTACCAAATGCTATTCACATACCTGACCTTAGGATGGCCAGTTAGCTTGTATACTGGTTCGAAGCATTACTGAAATGCTGGCTATCTCTGAaacttcaaaattgttttttggacCAATTAGCATTCAATTTAGCGAAACCAAgacaaaaataagtaaaaacagcGTAAAAACTACTAAGTGTAGATATACAATACATGTTAACCTATTAATAGATGCCTTATTTTTCAATTCCCATATTCACACTGCGAGGtataaaagatatttaataTGCCGCTATTCTTTTCCCTCGTACTTACACCCCGGTGTTTTAAATGTCTCTTGAACCTTCTATTCGTTCCTTTTTTTTCGAGGAAGATCGTTCAAGATAGTAGCGCAACCCCGGAGGAAAGTTCTTGGTTCTTAGCGTGTCCTTTTTCAGCTAATTGAAACGAACTGTGTGCTTTCGCGTCTGCCTTGTCGGTGGGTCAAAGGAGGGAGCAATGTGAGAGAAATTTTCTGagcaaaacaaatttatatactTGGAGAAAACAGCCATCAATACAACTACGTCAACCTTTCATTTAGAAGCAGGAGTGTCATACGTAGACGCCCAACCTCTAAACATGACAAAAAGTATCTATCTTCACATTACACTCAACTTTTGACACGGGATATCATATAATGATTGatagatttttttaactgatttccAAAATGATGTCAGTTATACTTTTTGATGACACCGTGTATGATAGATACCCTGAAATAAATGACGTcacgtcaaaacttaaaatcaaaCATGAAAACGAATGATATCGTTTATAATGACGTTATTTGTGCCATATAAAAGGATGCATACAGCAAATTCACCTCAATAGATTATAGAATTTTAAAGATGAATATTCAATCCACTTTTTTTGACAGTCTTAAATCCAGTGGCAAAGACACAAGGAGATAACGACTGAAGGTAAAATTAAAGATTCCGAAGGTTCAAAAGTTCACCTGGCACTTCCGAAAATTCCTAAGCAAGACCGAACATTATGGGCTGAAACCGTTAATGTCAGTGAAGCTGTTGATTTTGACAGTATGTTTCCCAACCCTGCATTCAAATGGAAGTTTGAGCTTGACAGCTTTCAGAAACATGCTATTATTAAATTGGAGAAAGGTGAAAGTGTTCTTATCGCTGCACATACATCAAAGCCTTGTCCAACCAGAAATTTAGAGAGTTTAGAAGTACTTTTGAAGACGTCGGGATTATAACAGGAGATGTCCAGATCAATCCAAAGGCGAGTTGTGTTATAATGACGACCGATATTTTAAGATCCATGCTGtataatgggcaaagttcagTTCAAGACCTAGAATGGGTCATATTTGATGAAGTTCATTACATGAACGATTCTGAACGAGGTGTCGTATATGAAGAAGTATTAATTCTTTTACCAGAACACGTGGGAATCATCATGTTGAGTGCCACTGCTCCCAATACCTTGGAATTTGCGTCATGGGTTGGCATaacgaagaaaagaaagatgtaTGTTATAAGCACACCGAAGAGGCCTGCACCTTTAgaacattatatatatacaggACAATCTAGAAAATCACAGGAGcataaatttcttattttaggaGCTGAGGGAACTCTACTGAATAAAGGCTATTTAGATGCTATAGAAGCAAAGAAACCAAAAGAGAAAGTCCATGCTCAACAGAAAGACACTGGAAAAGGCCTCTCGGAGGAGGTAGACGATATTATGATCATAGatgcaataaaaaagaaggcAATCAGGTTAAAAACGTGACAGCTATTGGTACCCCTACTCCAAAATGGGGCCCACAGCACCAAAAGCAGCTTTGGATTCGAGTACTTGATCATCTTCGTTCGAAGGATAAGCTCCctgttatttgttttactttgtcAAGGAGCAAATGCGATTCAAATGCAAATTTATTGGCTTCTGTTGACTTgacaacagcaaaagaaaaagatgCTATTGCTCAGTTCTTGCACATATGCTTGGACAAACTCAAAGGCTCAGACAAGAATCTTCCACAAGTTATTCAAATGTCAAGTCTGTTAAACCGAGGAATAGGTGTCCATCACAGTGGAATATTGccaattttaaaagaagttgTTGAAATGCTGTTCCAAGATGAGAAGGTTAAGCTGCTATTTGCAACTGAGACTTTTGCAATGGGAGTAAATATGCCTGCTCGCTCAATAGTTTTTGACGATATAATGAAACACGACGACAAAGGTCGAAGACAATTGCTGCCTTCGGAATATATACAGATGGCTGGACGTGCTGGAAGGCGAGGTTTAGACTCTGCTGGCACTGTTCTAATATTATGTAAAGATAATGTGCCGGAATTGGAAAGCCTTCAAAAAATGATGCTCggaaaatctcaaaaattagaATCGCAGTTTCGTGTGACTTATTCGATGATATTGAATTTACTGAGAGGAAAACAATTAAGAGTTCAAGACATGATGAAACTAAGCTTTGGGGAGGTTCATTTCCGCTCAAAAATCGAACAAATTGAAAAGGAAATGAAACAAAGAGAGAAACCCCCAAAACTTTACTGTAACACGTGCTCAGATATTGAAAGCTTTTATGAGGCTGCTGGAAAgtatctagaaaaaaaagctgaagTGTACAAGCACGTTTTACACCCCCAAGTAATTAAGGCATTTAAACCTGGACGTTTTTTAACAGTCGTCGACgattaatgtgttttaaaacTTGGTCTCCTTTTAGATGTCAATAACCTTTCTAAAGAGCCCATTTTTAAGACTTTAGTCCTTCGTGGGAGCAGagaaataaagagagaaaactcaatgaaaaaaatagataaaacaagACCGAAATCTGCCCTAACACCAAAAATGGTAGCCCTTGTAAAACATACATATTTTGTTCCACATGGTCGGGACGGTGACGTTTTATCTTTGAAGGTAGAAGACATTGCAGATGTTACCAACTCCACCCTAAAAATAGATTGCAAGGCCATATTAAATGACTGGAACGCAAAACCAAAGGAAGATTCTCCTTGTTCTTAATTTGTGAAAGCAGTTGATACCTTATTGCGTATATCAAAAGATCCCAACTTCAGTTACCTTAATCTGGTAGaatatttaaaacagaaaaccttGGACATGGTTTTGCTAGTGCAAGAGCTGcaaaaaatcaaaccaaaatATGAGATTTCAATTGTTGCTTGTGCTCATCTTTTTATGACCATTTGAATTTCACTATGCAAGAGCGAGAAGAATACGATCAGTTGGCTTACCTCAAATCGGACGAGCGTCTTGGTAATTCAACAGAATATACTGCAAAATTGAATGTTTTGAAATCTTTCGATTATGTTAATTCAGATAACATAGTTCAACTGAAGGGACAGGTAGCGTGCAGCATTGGAAAACAAGAATTAATGCTGACCGAGTTATTATTCCACAATATTTTGACAGATTTACCAGAAGAGGATATTGCAGCATTACTATCATGTTTAGTTTTCAATCAAAAGACTGAGATGGGGCCAAACCTTACTCCTTCTCAAAAGGAAACTATAGATCGCATTCAAAAGTTAGCAAGGGACATCGGTGAAACTCAAAAACACTTCGGTTTACTAGAAGATGTTGATGACTATGTTGATCAGTTTCAATTTGGCCTAGTTGAGGTGGTCTATAAATGGACGATGGGTGTGTCATTTAGAGAAATAATAGAACTGACTGACGTCCAGGATGGCTCGATAGTAAGAGTGATACAGCAACTTGTAGAGACTTTAGAGGATCTTCGTAAAGCCGCTCAAATTCTTGGTAATCCAACACTCGAAAGTAAGATGGAGGCTGcttcaacaaaaataaagcGTGATATTGTTTTCCAAGGCAGTCTATATTTAGAGTGAACTTCGTATAAGTACCTGACTAGATCAGTAGGCATattgatatttgtttttgtgtcttgAAAAAGGTGACTATTGTGAGCTTAGACTTCCTCTTACAGTTAGCCTTGAATTTGCATGTCTCCAATTTTGTACCATGTAAAATAAACcatatgtttcttatatttttaaagatttaattagGATTTAGTAAGGTTTTGCTTTATTATAAACTTCGGTAGATGGTTTCTTATTTTCTGATGGAAATTCAGTGGAATGGAAGTGTGTAATCTGTAAGCTTTTTGCCTTAGAAAAATTCTTCTAAATTTCAGGAAACCGTAGgattaaattgattaattttaCGGGTTTATAACCACAATGTTTTCACAGTTACATTAAGTATCACAAcgtaagagagagagagagagagagagagagagagaaagatgggtttattaatataaataactaaacaaaacaagcaaatggcccgaagcaaagcttgtttgggcttacaaccccaatacacatacaaataaaacaatacgaaaaagaagaaaaaataaaaagaaaagaaaaggaaaagaaaaaagaaggaaagaagaagaaaaaaatcaattaccctgcatttcaatcgaaacggatttacacttcaaaagagacaaaacaataagaaactaaaaccactttaccagtatcgccaaaatcaaaaccaacatctttgctccacttgaggtccactcaactatcaaaaccataaatattaggcaaaatagctttaattcctgccgaaattcaaaaaaactatcgatgtttctcaaagtcgtaggtaaacaattccatgcatggggtcctagatgacgaatagaaaattgagatctacgggtaatagaaagcggacgacgaattatatcggactgtctcgtagaatgtgtatgaatatcacttcctaattcaaacatacttttaaaacatattggtaaacaattttgaaaatatttatatataaacaggcttcgataaaaaataataagtcctgctaaaggcaagattttgcattctgtatacctcttttgtaccgagtctttaaaacctacaccacataacactcgaagcgctttattctgcaaaactcgaacACAATGGAGAAgaaatgtactaccccaaacatTGCAACAGtatagcagataaggatgaattaaggaataatatattgttcttaaaatatctcttgggaaaatatactgcaactttcttaaaatgccaacattcctagcgagtttaagactaatataatctatatgtttTCTAAAGCTGAGaaattcatcaattaaaactcctagatattttgtacaatttattcttaaaatactcatatcagcaatattaagtctgtctatccaagggtaataatttgagctcctaccataccataaaaagcaagatttactataattcaaatttaacttattaagcttcATCCAATTTTGTACAAACTCCAGACAAGAACTAATACGACTCAACAGCTGAATTCCTCTTCGTGCAGCCACAGCTATatgagtgtcatccgcaaagctGGGAACAATTACGTTTTCCCCGTCACAACCAATGTCAAGATCAtacgaaatcatattaaaagctctacataaatcatttataaaaattagaaataacaggggaccaagaacagatccttgaggtactccaaatttaacacTACTAACTGAAGAAACATTATCTCCTAGTTGTACATATTGAGTTGTAAGAGTTGTAAGATTAGTTGACTAAGTTGTCATAAGTGTAAGACTATAAGACTAGTTGTAAgaatatgcagaaaatattccaACAGTGAATTTTTCGTGAATCTAACGCATTCTGCATTGGTTGACATCATTTATCTTATAGTCTTGTTCTTCTATTATAATCCTTATGGAGGACTACATTGTCAAAAAggtcttaaaactaaaaatattctaatcgTCTCTACTACCGCTTATTTATTAACTGTCTGTATGAGTCTGCATGAAATATAACGTATTCAAATATGTTCCAATCAAAAATgtttcaggaattaaaaaataaaaagcaacccTCCTCGCTAGCACAGACAGTtttcaaaacacatccaataaaaaatattagataGCCACTTTCTTCAACATAGTGAAACTGGAAGTCGTCCTACCCTAGtcccaaacaataaaaattcagCTTAAATTGTTTgtaatttatgatttttgaccAAAAACCACATTAATGAGTAGTGTAGCCGTAATGGCGCTGGAAGTCGCCCGGCCCCAGTTCACACcaataaaaattcaactaaCGTTGTTGCTAcgatttatcatttttatgtacacaattaattaattttatattcttttaccaATGATTGTTCACTTCTAGAAATTGTGCTTCTtacaaatatgaaaataacATCGCTTTTAGTCTCTTACCCTACAACCAAACAAAGAAAAGGCTGTCAACAAAACTTGAATGTTTGATTAAATACTACAACTACTGTGATGATTGGTCAATAGTTGAGACTAAAGAACAGAGTATCTTTCaaagtaaatagtaaaaaagtataaagaGAGTACCTTCCAAAAGAATTTTGTCAAGCACCCCAATACTCAACCAAACTCGAGATAATcctgtatttgattttttaaaggtAACTTACTAAtgctgaaataaattttaaaaaccaaaatgaTGACCATATCATATGGTTACTACAGTTACTCATCAATCTTGACTCGCGAAGACCAGAAATTGGAATGTGTTAAGAATCAATATGGGTTATTCTTTGCCAATTCCTGGTACAATACCATAAAATATTGAGTTCCTCCCTTGCGAACAATATGGGCATGACTAACATTGGACGTTCGAATGCACGGATTCCTGCATTCTTAAAGCCATGAAAAAAACCCGAGCATGAGATTATTGATGCAGAATATATTAGTAATATAAAAGAGGTAGCAGAAAAATCTATGTAAAATCGGACCTCTAACATTTAACAAGTAGTTACCTATTTTATAGAAGGGTGTTCTTGTACTCACCGCCAAAACACTATAATTGGAAGCGAAGTATTAATCcttaaaatattgctgataatgtattatttacaattttgttgtaatgaATGCATATATTTTATGTGCTGTTTTACTTGTTGACAAAGTGATTCTGTcaagaaattttgattgaagAATCTGGCATACTGTAGTAGTAACTGACCACTCGTTAAGgtcaaaaaccaaacaaaaagtaacatatatttatatagtcATGTAGTCATGACTCGTATAGTCATATTATCTTGATTTATAAACTACCAAAGAATGCCCGAAAAACCACACGACTGATATTTCCCACCCCGTAACGATCAACGCAGACAAGAATGCCTCGATAATCCCAGTCATAAAGTAGAAAATTCCACCTATGATTGTtcaattttcaccttcactCCACATTCTTAATAAGAAGACGGCAAGACCAAGTGGACCTAAGAAGAAAACGTACACAGCTGAAAAATATACACTAACTGATATTGGGTAACACTTGAAGCAGTAACTCAATGAAGCAAGATATCTGCCACACATACCATAGTACTCAGACAAGCACGGTGAACAATTAACttaatttacatatattaaattttatagtGCAATAGATATTTAATGAAATTGCCAAAATTAACCAACGTTCATTGCAACCCAAGAGATGCCAGCCTTGAGTGGGAGTCAATGGGTGATAATAGTTTGCCAATAACATCATTTGACATAGAAAGAAAGACGAGTTTTGCTCGTAATTCttctaattaaaaattgtttatggGTTGATGGTTCGAAGAAAACTTTTAATGTAAGTATTAATAGCTAAGTTCACTTTCAACATTATTCTTGTGACGCTCAATCTGAGGTTGAGTGTTTGTTACAAAAAAATCCCTGTGATAAAGCAGTTAGAATTACTGAACTAAGTTGCCGGTGTAATGATAGTAACGTAATTTACACTTGAATGGTGGTCTTAAAACAATATTCTTACAAGTaaataatgttttgttttgtattcaTACATCGGGCAAATTACTACGAAGTTAAGGCTCCCTCAGATATTACTTTAAGGTGTGGCACTAAGATTTTGCAATTGATACAAAAAGTCGAGAAAATTCAAGGGACTAACGACGAGAAATATTTCCAGGGAATGGCAACCCAAGATATGTCATTCTTTAACAGGTTATAACCAGAACTTCAGCGAAAAGGAGGCTTGGCTTTCCTTTTCCCTCTGAACAATGTGTTGAAAAGGGGGTTTTGGAAAGAGGTAATTATGTCATTAActgtttttaattactttttctttctCAGATGTacccaacaataaaaaaatggaaaaaagctttgaaaattaaaaaaactttgtatGGAACATTATAAACTTATAAGAATTTAGTGAAAAGCATAAATGGTGATGCTACATAGACCAGGACggagtgaaacaaaaaaagaagtggtATAACGCCCCACCAGTCGAATAaattgtgttctttttttgtcattattagggATTTGTTCATAATAGTCACTACATAAATACACAAACGTGTTGGTGTGCGCACATTGTTGCCAAATTGTGCGTGTTCTCTGTTGAATAGAATGAACATACTTCCACCGAAATGCAATGGAACTCTCCGACGTGTGCGGTTgttatatgttttcttttttttcttttttgagtagtcttttgttaaattgttgATTAACTGTATTGaggcttttttgttgatttatgaTATTGAGTCTACATAATTTACCTCATCTTGCAAGCAGAACTAAACTGTTAGAGGAAAATCCTTTTGATATGCTGGAATGCATTAGGGATGTTAAGGATGATGAAGTAGTAATTTTGGAATAATgcccgaaaaaaaatattcatttatggaTGATTCTATCC contains the following coding sequences:
- the LOC136043252 gene encoding LOW QUALITY PROTEIN: superkiller complex protein 2-like (The sequence of the model RefSeq protein was modified relative to this genomic sequence to represent the inferred CDS: inserted 1 base in 1 codon; substituted 1 base at 1 genomic stop codon) encodes the protein WQRHKEITTEGKIKDSEGSKVHLALPKIPKQDRTLWAETVNVSEAVDFDSMFPNPAFKWKFELDSFQKHAIIKLEKGESVLIAAHTXKALSNQKFREFRSTFEDVGIITGDVQINPKASCVIMTTDILRSMLYNGQSSVQDLEWVIFDEVHYMNDSERGVVYEEVLILLPEHVGIIMLSATAPNTLEFASWVGITKKRKMYVISTPKRPAPLEHYIYTGQSRKSQEHKFLILGAEGTLLNKGYLDAIEAKKPKEKVHAQQKDTGKGLSEEVKNVTAIGTPTPKWGPQHQKQLWIRVLDHLRSKDKLPVICFTLSRSKCDSNANLLASVDLTTAKEKDAIAQFLHICLDKLKGSDKNLPQVIQMSSLLNRGIGVHHSGILPILKEVVEMLFQDEKVKLLFATETFAMGVNMPARSIVFDDIMKHDDKGRRQLLPSEYIQMAGRAGRRGLDSAGTVLILCKDNVPELESLQKMMLGKSQKLESQFRVTYSMILNLLRGKQLRVQDMMKLSFGEVHFRSKIEQIEKEMKQREKPPKLYCNTCSDIESFYEAAGKYLEKKAEVYKHVLHPQVIKAFKPGRFLTVVDDXCVLKLGLLLDVNNLSKEPIFKTLVLRGSREIKRENSMKKIDKTRPKSALTPKMVALVKHTYFVPHGRDGDVLSLKVEDIADVTNSTLKIDCKAILNDWNAKPKEDSPYFNCCLCSSFYDHLNFTMQEREEYDQLAYLKSDERLGNSTEYTAKLNVLKSFDYVNSDNIVQLKGQVACSIGKQELMLTELLFHNILTDLPEEDIAALLSCLVFNQKTEMGPNLTPSQKETIDRIQKLARDIGETQKHFGLLEDVDDYVDQFQFGLVEVVYKWTMGVSFREIIELTDVQDGSIVRVIQQLVETLEDLRKAAQILGNPTLESKMEAASTKIKRDIVFQGSLYLE